From the Pseudomonas putida genome, one window contains:
- a CDS encoding cell division protein ZapA, whose amino-acid sequence MRLQAQPINVVSILGSDYSIKAPEGQEETLAQAVRMLNTALNETKRQYPTLIGDKLLVLAALNLCSKQVELQKEHQQTLERTQAQIDATVDAIVKTIAES is encoded by the coding sequence ATGAGACTGCAAGCGCAGCCGATCAATGTCGTGTCGATCCTCGGCAGCGACTATTCGATCAAGGCGCCCGAAGGCCAGGAAGAGACCTTGGCCCAGGCAGTGCGGATGCTCAACACCGCGCTGAACGAAACCAAGCGCCAGTACCCGACCCTGATCGGTGACAAGTTGCTGGTGCTGGCCGCGCTGAATCTGTGTTCCAAGCAGGTTGAACTGCAAAAGGAACACCAGCAGACCCTCGAGCGTACCCAGGCGCAGATCGACGCCACGGTGGACGCCATCGTCAAGACCATTGCTGAGTCCTGA
- a CDS encoding methyl-accepting chemotaxis protein codes for MARMQDKLRDTLQLIAGSATQLASAAEELNCVTDESARGLQQQNNEIEQAATAVTEMTSAVEEVARNAVSTSEASSEASRSAGDGRDLVMETVGAIERMSGDVQATAQLITHLAEQSRDIGKVLDVIRGLADQTNLLALNAAIEAARAGEAGRGFAVVADEVRALAHRTQQSTSEIERMIGSIQGGTEQAVESMRTSTERAESTLSIAKGAGMALDTIAGAVAQINERNLVIASAAEEQAQVAREVDRNLVNINDLSVQSATGAHQTSAASAELSRLAVDLNGLVARFRT; via the coding sequence ATGGCCCGTATGCAGGACAAACTGCGCGACACCCTGCAACTGATCGCCGGTTCCGCCACCCAGCTGGCCTCGGCGGCCGAAGAGCTGAACTGCGTCACCGACGAAAGCGCCCGCGGCCTGCAGCAGCAGAACAACGAAATCGAACAGGCCGCCACCGCCGTCACCGAGATGACCAGCGCCGTGGAAGAAGTGGCGCGCAATGCGGTCAGCACCTCGGAGGCTTCAAGCGAAGCCAGCCGCTCGGCCGGCGATGGTCGTGACCTGGTCATGGAAACCGTGGGTGCCATCGAGCGCATGAGCGGTGATGTGCAGGCCACCGCCCAGCTGATCACTCACCTGGCCGAGCAGTCGCGCGACATCGGCAAGGTGCTCGACGTAATCCGCGGCCTGGCCGACCAGACCAACCTGCTGGCGCTGAACGCCGCGATCGAAGCGGCACGTGCCGGTGAGGCCGGTCGTGGCTTTGCCGTGGTGGCGGATGAAGTGCGGGCACTGGCCCATCGTACCCAGCAGTCGACCAGCGAGATCGAGCGCATGATCGGCAGCATCCAGGGCGGCACCGAGCAGGCGGTGGAGTCGATGCGCACCAGCACCGAGCGCGCCGAGTCGACGTTGAGTATCGCCAAGGGTGCGGGCATGGCGCTGGATACCATTGCCGGGGCTGTGGCGCAGATCAACGAGCGTAACCTGGTGATCGCCAGTGCGGCAGAGGAGCAGGCCCAGGTGGCGCGGGAGGTGGACCGCAACCTGGTGAACATCAACGACCTGTCGGTGCAGAGTGCTACCGGGGCGCATCAGACCAGTGCGGCAAGCGCCGAGCTGTCGCGCCTGGCGGTGGACCTGAACGGTTTGGTGGCCCGCTTCCGTACCTGA